GGCCGAAGGCTGGAACCCGGGCCTCGGCGACGCCGACGTCTTCTGGGACACCGACCCGGCGGGTTTCATCGCGGCGGAACTCGACGGCGAGATGATCGGCGGCGGCTCGATCGTGAGCTACGGCGGCCGCTTCGGCTTCATGGGCTTCTTCATCATCCACCCGGATCACCGCGGGGCAGGCCTCGGCCGCGAGCTCTGGAGTGCACGCCGGCAACTCCTCCTGGACCGACTGGACCCGGGCGCGCCGATCGGGATGGACGGGGTGTTCGCCATGCAGTCCTTCTACGAGGAGGGAGGGTTCCGACTCCTGCACCGCGACATCCGCTACGAGGGTCCCGCGCCGACCGGTGGTGGCCGTCGCGCAGCCATCGGCCTGGTCGATGCCGCAGAAGTCGACTTCGCCGATCTCGACGCCTACGACCGTCGCCACTTTCCCGCCCCGCGCCCGCGGTTCCTCGAGCGTTGGATCTCCCAACCCGGCGGGAACGCCGTGGCGGCGCTGACGGGCGGCCGCATCGCCGGATACGGCGTGGCACGGCCGTGTCGGGTGGGCCACAAGATCGGCCCCTTGTTCGCGGACGATGCCGAGATCGCCGCAGACCTCTTCTACTCGCTGTGCGGTCGCCTCGACGGTGGCAGGGTCCAGATCGATGTGCCCGAATGCAACCCCGCCGGGTCGGCCCTCGTGCAGCGCCACGGCTTCACCGAGGTCTTCGGGTGCGCCCGGATGGTGCTCGGTCCGACACCGGAGCTGCCACGAGGCGAGATCTTCGCCGTCACGACCTTCGAACTCGGCTGAACCGTTCAGGTCAGCGCTCGTCCTTTTCGGTCGGGGCAGGCACCCACAGACCTGTGTCGAGATCGTCGGTCGCGTCGGCCGGATCGAGTTCGCGCACGAGTCGCAGCGCCTCATCGGCCCGGGAACGGGCATCGAGGTAGGCCCGGTGCGCGCTCGTCGCCGCATCCGTGGCCTCCATCAGGCGGTCATCGGGGGCGTGGCCGTTCGCCTCGTAGTCCATACGGAGCATCTCGGCCTCCACCATCCGCGCGCTCGCCGTGCGGTCGAGTTCCGTCGCCCGCTCGGCCGTCTCCGCCGCGCGGTCCCGCGCCTCCGCCAGAGCGGCCACCCCGCCCTCGTCGGGCTGGATGTCGAGTTCCACCTGGTCCGCGGCGTGCGCGAAGACCGCCAGGTCCAGCTGCGGGACAAGGTCGTCGAGGCCCACGTCGCCGGGGCCGAGCGCGGCGCCGCGGCGCAGGCGTAGGGGAGCGAAGACGAGGTCCGCGTCGGCCATGGCCTCCACGAAACCGACCGCCCCGTCGGCGTCCACGACACGGGCGGGGATTCGCGCGTCGTCGACGAGACGTCGCACGTGGTCCGTCTCGACGTTGCGCACGCGGACCTCGATGACAGCGTCGCCCCAGACCGGACCCCGCGTGCACATCCACGCCAGCAGGGTCAGCAGCTGCCCGGTGCGATCGTCGGACCACCACACGGCGATGACGGGCTCCTCCCGCCGGGCGGACCCGGAGCGTTCCCACCCGCGGGAGTTGGCGTGCAGAACCGCCGTGTTGCAGCCGAAACGCACCGCACTCTGCAGCATCGCCGGGAAGTCGTGTCCGTCCATCCGGTCAGTGCGGGCATCGTCGTACCACCCGAACAGCGCGATGTTGGGTATGAGCACTCCGAGGCCGTGCGCCTGGAGCATCGCGGTGACCCCGGCCTCGCGATCGTTGGCCAGCAGCACCCTGCCATGGACGGGGAGCCCGGCGCCGGCGAGCTCACGTTGGAACTCGAGCTCCACGCGGGTGGCGTGTTTGCGGGCCACGGGACCCCGTCCGGCGACGATGCGGGCCGCGGTGGTGAAGCCGGCGCCGCCGTCCAGCCAGGCGGCGACATTGATCAGCTGCATGCGCCGGCGGGGATCCCGGGGCACGAACACAACCGTGAATGGGCGCCACTCGCGGTCGGCGTGGCGGTCCGAGCCGAGGGCCAAGAGGTGTGACCGGACCTGGGACAGGTGCACACCGCGCGAGCTGTCGGTCCAGCGGGCCTGATCCACCGAGGTGCGCAGATAGCGATAGAGGCCGAAGAGGGCGAGCCCCGCCACGACACCGGCGATCGGGTCGATTGCAACGATCGCGCCGAGACACGCCGACGCCCCGAGCAGGCTCAGCCGCCAGTCGAAGAAACGGAAGGTCGGACGGAACGAGGTGTTGGCCGCCCGGGCTTCGGTGTAGGTGGCGAAGTTGATCATCCCGTAGGAGGCGAGGAAGAACATCGAGATGATCGGCGCGATGACGTCCAGATCGCCGGCGGCGACGGTACCGAGCGCGATCACCGCAGTGAGCACCACGGCCCGGCGCGGGTTGTCGTCGGCGCCGGCCCCCACGGCGAACGGGCGGAGCGGCCCGATCAGGCGGTCACGCGCGAGGCGCTGGAGGGTCCTGGGGGCACCGAGCATCGAGGCGATCGCCGACGAGAGCGTGGCGGCGATGACCCCGACGTCGATCACGACGGGGCTCACGGAGAGCTCGCGCATGATCGAGGTGTCATCCTGCAACGCCGTGAGGGGTACGGCCATCGCCAGGGTGATGATGACCGCCAGATACACGACGGTGGACACCCCGATTGCCCCGAAGGTGCCGACGGTGATGCTGCGACTCGGGGTCTTCAGGTCACCGGACATCGCCACGCCCTGGGTGAAGCCCGTGATGGCCGGGAAGAACAGGGCGAAGGCCACCCAGAAGGCGTCGCCATCGCTGGGCCGCCCGAAGTTGTCGCTCAACAGGCCCGGGTCGAGGTCCGGGACGACCCCCGCGAAGTACCCGACGATCGCGGCGACGAGCAGGACCATCACGACGTACTGGAGCCGGGTCGCGATGTCGGCGCCCAGCCAGGCGAGCCCGAGGAGCGCGACGACGAGTCCCGCTGCCACGAGTCGGGCCTCAACGTCGACGATCCCGGCCACGGCCTCGCCGAACCCGATCGCATAGAAGGCCACCGACACGGCGATCGACAGGTACAGGACGAGCCCGATGGCCCCGCCGAACGCCGGCCCGAGAGTCCGCGAGATCAGGAAGTAGATCCCCCCGACGCCGACCCGCAGGTTCGTCGCGATCGCGGCGAGCGACATCGTCGTGAGGATCGAGACCGACGTGGCCAGGACCAGGATGAGCAGCATCTGGCCCAGCCCCACGTTCCCGGTGACGAAGCCGAGTCGCAGGAACAGGACGAGCCCGAGGATCGTGAGAAGCGAGGGGGTGAAGACACCACCGAAGGTGCCGAGCTTCCTCGCCTCGTCAGCTGCGGGGTCGGTCATCGCCGCCCATCATCGCCCGTGCGCCGGCGTGGGGCACGGCGTGGATGGATTTCGCCGATCCGTTCGTGCTCGCAGGCGGGTGATCATCTCCCCCGCCCCCACGATCGTCAGGAACCGTCTCCCGGTCCCACCTGCAAGCTGACCGACTTCAGCGCCGTGTAGGCATCGATCCCCACGGCGGCGAAACCGCTCGACTTGCGCGGCTGGCCCCGACCGCCGTTCATGTCCGGGGAGAAGTGGAGGTTGATGTTGACCTCGCCGGCATCGAGGCGCCGCGTCATCCGGAAGGCGCGCTCGATGTCGCGGGTGAAGACCGTGGCGTTGAGGCCGTACCGCGTGCCGTTGGCCACCGCAACGGCATCGTCCTCGTCGGAGAAGGGAAGTGCCGCGAGCACCGGCCCGAAGACCTCGTTCTGTTCCAGTTCGCAACCGCGGGTCACGCCGGACAGGACCGTCGGGGCGACGAAGGTCGAGGGCAGGCCGTCGGGGACCGACGGCGAACCGACGATCTCCGCACCGTCGTCACCGACGGCCCGCTCGACGAAGCCCCGGACCCGCTCGGCATGGGCCTGATCGATGAGAGGGCCGATGAAGGTCGACTCGGCCAGGGCATCACCGATGGGCAGCGTTGCCGACGCCGCGGCGACACCGGCGACGACGTCGTCGAAGACGGACTCCTCGATCAGGAGGCGACTTCCCGAGACGCACACCTCGCCCATGTTCACGAAGGCCGCCATCATGGCCCAGCCGACGGCCTGCTCCAGGTCCGCGTCGGCGAAGACCACCACCGGTGCCTTTCCACCCAGTTCCAGATGGACCGGCGTGAGATTGGCCGACGCCGCCGCCATGACCCGTCGGCCGGTCTCGGGGGACCCGGTGAGGCTGACGAGGTCCACGCGGGGATCGCCGACGAGTCGCTCACCCACGTCGCCGGCACCCAAAACGATGTTCAGCACCCCCGGCGGGAGGCCGCAGTCCTCCAGGATGGCCGCCAACTCGAGCAGGGTGATCACCGCCTTCTCACTCGGCTTGGCGACGATCGAACACCCCGCGGCGAGTGCGACGGCGATGCGCTGGCTACCGGTCAGCAGCGGCCCGTTCCAGGGCAGCAACTCCGCCACCACGCCGACCGGCTCACGCATGCGCATCGTCAACATGTCGGGTCCGCCGCCGGGCAGAAGCTCGGGGGGGAACGCGCCCTGACGCACGTCGCCGTGCAGATCGCGCGCTGCGCCGGCGGCATGGGAGAACGCTGTCGCCGCCTCGTAGAGGTCGAAGACCACCGCGCCGTGAAGTCCCTTGCCCGTGTCGAGCGACTCGAGGGCCGCGAGGCGGGGCGTCTCGGCGTGGATACGGGCGGCGACCGAGTCGAGCACCTCGGCGCGCCGCGACGGCGGCCGGCGGCTCCACACGCCCGAGTCGAAGCTGGTCCGTGCGGCGCCCACCGCGGCGTCGACCTCCGCTTCCGTCGCCGAGGCGAAGGATCCGATCACCTCCAGGGTCGACGGGTCGACGATGTCGACGAGGCTCCCGTCGGCCCGTTCGACGCCTCCGATCCGTTGCGGGTACGGATCGGTGCGGAGCCACGACGGATCGATACGTGTCACAGTCATTTCCTCAGGTAGGTACCGGGCACGGGCCTGACGATAACGCATCCCCGTGGCCTCCCAGGTCGTCGGCCGCGGTCTCACGTGCCCCGGGAATTCCGGGCGGCGCCGTGGTCAGACCAGAGCCGACCGGGCGGTATAGTCGGGGCCCTACGGCGCCTGGTTGCCGCGTCTGGAGGACCCCCCGGGGGACTCCCGCAACCATGTCTGCCCGGATCCGGCCTGCGCCGGGGGACAGACCTCCACCAGTCCCCGACCTCAGTGAGGATCCGATGTTCGACAGTTCCACCGGTGCCGGCAAACTCCGTCGCGGCCGACGACTCCTCGGCGAAGACGGCCGTACCGTCCTCGTGGCCGTGGATCATGCCGCCTACATGGGCGAGGGACCCACCGCCGAGGCGATCGCCGCCATTGCAGCGGGCGCACCCGACGGCCTTCTCGCCCCGCTCCACATCGCCCGCTCGACAGCAGCGGACTTCGCCCACTCGGGTCTGATCCTGAGGATCGACGGCGGCATCTCCGATCTCGGCGACCCGGCCGCCGAGGACCTCAGCGCACTGATGTACCAGGCCGAACTGGCCGCGACGCTCGGCGCCGATGCCGTGGTGATCCTGGTCTTCCCGGGAACGCCCGACGAGCACCGCTCCCTCACGCGTCTCGGCGCGCTGTGTGACCAGTGTGAGCGGCTCGGTCTCGTCGTCATGGCCGAGGCCATCCCCGGTGGCTGGGGTCAGAGCGTCGAATGGTCCTTCGAGAACGTGGCGAAGGCCTCTCGCCTGTGCGTGGAACTCGGCGCCGACATGATCAAGACGCTCTGCCCCGGCCCCGCGGCGGACTTCGCACAGGTCGTCGAGGCGACGCCGGCCCCGGTGGTCGCGCTCGGCGGACCGCGCTCGGATTCCGAGGACGACCTCATCGACCACGTCGAGGGCCTCATCGGTGCCGGCGCGGCGGGAATCGCCTTCGGCCGCAACGTGTGGGGTTCGCCCGACCCGACGGCCCTCATCGGCCGGCTCAAGCAGGCGGTGCACGGCTCGTGACCACCCGATCGACCGCCCGGAGCGGATCCGTCCACACAGGGAGCAACCGATGCGCGTAGCGGTCATCACCGGCGTCGGCGAGGTCGAGATCCGCGAGGACGCCCAACCCACGCCGGGACCCGGCGACATCGCCATCGAGGTCGGCGCCTGCGGCATCTGCACGATGGAGCGCCGCCTGTTCTCCGGTACCCAGCAGATCTACCCGGTCGCACCGGGCCACGAGGTCGCCGGGCGCGTCGTCGCCGTCGGCTCCGAGGTGGACGATCTCCCCGGCTCGCCCCGGATCGGTGACGCCGTCACCGTCGACCTACTCACTCGCTGTGGCACCTGCTCCGCGTGTCGACGCGGCCGGTCTGCTCTGTGTAAGCGCCCCCAGGGGGGCGCTCTGTCCGACGGCACCCTCGCGTTCGGCGCCGGCCTGGCCGAGTTCGTCGTCGCGCCGGCCACCAGCGCGTTCGCGACCGGTGACGCGCCGATGAACCAGGCCTCGATGGGCGAGCCGCTCGCCTGTGTCGTGCACTCGGTGCGCCTGAGCGGCTTCCGCTCGGGTGACCGCGTGGCAGTCTTCGGCGGCGGATACATGGGCCGGTTGCACCTGGCGCTGACCCGCCACCTCGGCAGCCCCGCCGTCGGGGTGATCGACGTCTCGGCGCAGCGCCTGGACGAGGCCACCGAGGCGGGAGCCGACTGGGTCGCCACTCCCGACGACCTGGCCGACCGCGCCGGCGGGAGCGACATCGTGTTCGTCACCGCCGGGGTCGCCGGAGCCGTCGAAGCCGCTCTGGACCTGTGCGACGACGGCGGCACCGTGGTGTTGTACGGCGCGTTCCCCAAGGACGTCCTCGCGAGCGTCGGCGCGGACCGCATCCATCACCACGAGCTCAACCTGATCGGCGTGTACAGCCAGGAACCCGAGGACTGGCGCACCGCCGCCGGGCTGATCGCGTCTGGCAGCCTCGCCGCCGACCTGGACCGGCTCGTGACCGCCCGCTACGACCTCGCCTCGGTCGGCGACGCCCTGCGCCACGCCACGACCGAGCCGGTCTACCGCGTGCTCGTGGGTGACGCCGAACAGTGACCCCGAGCGGCGAGCCGACGCTGGCCGGAGCAGTGACCCGACGATGAGCGGGGTCGGCGACCACGTGATCGGCGTCGACGTCGGCAGCAGCGGTGCCCGCGCCATCGCCGTCGACGCCGAAGGGGCGATCCTCGCCGAGGCGAGCACTCCCTACGACGGCGCGATGACGTGGGAACGCGGGTATGCGGATCCGGGCGCCTGGCTCGACGCCGTGGGAGAAGCCCACGCCGCGGTGTCCGGGCAGATCGCCGGCACCGGGCGCGCCCGGGCCGTGGGCATCGGTGGACAGAACCCGACCACCGTCGACGCCGACGGCACGCTCGCCGTGACCTACCGGCACCCCGAGGGATCCACCGACAGCCTCGCCGGTGACTACGAGGCTCAGCACCGGGTGCTGCTGCGGGAGGTGGACCCCCATGCGACCCCGTTCCAGGTCTGGCCGTGGATCGTGCACCGACTCGGTCGGTGCGGGCACATCCAGGGACTGTGGCCCGGCCTCGAGCCGATCCCGGGCTACGGGGATCCGATCCCCGCGGCGACACGGGTCGGCGAATCCGACGGCGGCTACGGCATCGCGCCGGGAACGCCACTCGTGCTCGGCGGCGAGGACGCGTATCTCGCCTTCTGGGCGGCAGGCATCGACTCGCCGGGACGTGGCCTGGACCCCGGCGGCCGGACCGGTGGGCTCGGTGTGGCCGCCGCCTCGGGCGAGCTGCCCGCCACGATGTACAGCCTCTCGAGCGCAGCCGAGGGCGTCAGCATCGTCGGTGGGCCGGTCACCGCCCACGGTCTGATCTTGGAATGGTGGGCGTCTCTGACGGGCACATCGGTGCCCGCTCTGTTGGCACTCGCAGCCGACTCCCCCCCGGGCGCCAACGGGGTGATGGCGCTGCCCTACCTCGACGGAGAGCG
Above is a window of Acidimicrobiales bacterium DNA encoding:
- a CDS encoding GNAT family N-acetyltransferase — translated: MTRPELDVLVEWAAAEGWNPGLGDADVFWDTDPAGFIAAELDGEMIGGGSIVSYGGRFGFMGFFIIHPDHRGAGLGRELWSARRQLLLDRLDPGAPIGMDGVFAMQSFYEEGGFRLLHRDIRYEGPAPTGGGRRAAIGLVDAAEVDFADLDAYDRRHFPAPRPRFLERWISQPGGNAVAALTGGRIAGYGVARPCRVGHKIGPLFADDAEIAADLFYSLCGRLDGGRVQIDVPECNPAGSALVQRHGFTEVFGCARMVLGPTPELPRGEIFAVTTFELG
- a CDS encoding aldehyde dehydrogenase family protein, yielding MTRIDPSWLRTDPYPQRIGGVERADGSLVDIVDPSTLEVIGSFASATEAEVDAAVGAARTSFDSGVWSRRPPSRRAEVLDSVAARIHAETPRLAALESLDTGKGLHGAVVFDLYEAATAFSHAAGAARDLHGDVRQGAFPPELLPGGGPDMLTMRMREPVGVVAELLPWNGPLLTGSQRIAVALAAGCSIVAKPSEKAVITLLELAAILEDCGLPPGVLNIVLGAGDVGERLVGDPRVDLVSLTGSPETGRRVMAAASANLTPVHLELGGKAPVVVFADADLEQAVGWAMMAAFVNMGEVCVSGSRLLIEESVFDDVVAGVAAASATLPIGDALAESTFIGPLIDQAHAERVRGFVERAVGDDGAEIVGSPSVPDGLPSTFVAPTVLSGVTRGCELEQNEVFGPVLAALPFSDEDDAVAVANGTRYGLNATVFTRDIERAFRMTRRLDAGEVNINLHFSPDMNGGRGQPRKSSGFAAVGIDAYTALKSVSLQVGPGDGS
- a CDS encoding alcohol dehydrogenase catalytic domain-containing protein, encoding MRVAVITGVGEVEIREDAQPTPGPGDIAIEVGACGICTMERRLFSGTQQIYPVAPGHEVAGRVVAVGSEVDDLPGSPRIGDAVTVDLLTRCGTCSACRRGRSALCKRPQGGALSDGTLAFGAGLAEFVVAPATSAFATGDAPMNQASMGEPLACVVHSVRLSGFRSGDRVAVFGGGYMGRLHLALTRHLGSPAVGVIDVSAQRLDEATEAGADWVATPDDLADRAGGSDIVFVTAGVAGAVEAALDLCDDGGTVVLYGAFPKDVLASVGADRIHHHELNLIGVYSQEPEDWRTAAGLIASGSLAADLDRLVTARYDLASVGDALRHATTEPVYRVLVGDAEQ
- a CDS encoding FGGY-family carbohydrate kinase, whose amino-acid sequence is MSGVGDHVIGVDVGSSGARAIAVDAEGAILAEASTPYDGAMTWERGYADPGAWLDAVGEAHAAVSGQIAGTGRARAVGIGGQNPTTVDADGTLAVTYRHPEGSTDSLAGDYEAQHRVLLREVDPHATPFQVWPWIVHRLGRCGHIQGLWPGLEPIPGYGDPIPAATRVGESDGGYGIAPGTPLVLGGEDAYLAFWAAGIDSPGRGLDPGGRTGGLGVAAASGELPATMYSLSSAAEGVSIVGGPVTAHGLILEWWASLTGTSVPALLALAADSPPGANGVMALPYLDGERAPRWNPDLRAELVGLGSGTTAADIARALLEATAFGLAHIARDLGDAAITLDRLVCAGSPSRSHLWCAIKASVLEVPVEVPRYPELAAYGAALAAGAACGWWPAPGAGASGDWPRPPVQVIDPEPAEVYRSGLDRFIALGDDSSRRIDAAHDDA